In Pseudofrankia saprophytica, one genomic interval encodes:
- a CDS encoding tetratricopeptide repeat protein has protein sequence MTTLPASVVGPYVGARPYQTHEHRIFHGRAAASQELVDLCADNRVVVVHGPSGVGKTSLVQAGAMPLLQARGVDVLPVGQVTGRLSVPLAAMPEHNPYIFALLSSWSPAESPGQLVEFSIAEFVRRLRVSRYVDGSRPMVAVIDRLDSVVSGNGRVGVNRLTFFDQLAELIDVFSDFRLVLCVRDESLPALEPFVATLGGHAAMTFGVSRLAPHEAFQAILAPTAGTGRSMSVDAAEELLRAIRSETATGAFATRRPVLAEAVEPVLVQIACQALWAALPVDLTMIDADDVRRHVDVDGAIGAFLAAAVTEVADLCGVSAPRLGDWLRVVAPGQPGESPGWRPEEERPSASVIRALVDRHVIRVAPPTSDAPEPPGGRRDPTLLSGRFRGPSRDLVVPGGSGAGRPATATVSALLETAEAALADDDLMLAERQALRVVADPQAVTTRDLGRAASLLGDVYFRGGRLDEAGDKYRLAANYYEMAQDHAAVGWLLVAQGRLLLETGQYAGATAQLGAAVGRLPSELVVKIELARALRLAGNLRAAVACFGSVLTIAPDAVEALAGRGEIHAALRDYADALDDLDNALRLRPGIGTRPTVRTAREAALAGLGHARETSGQHR, from the coding sequence GTGACGACCCTCCCGGCGTCCGTGGTTGGTCCCTATGTCGGCGCCCGCCCATATCAGACGCATGAGCACCGGATTTTTCACGGTCGGGCGGCCGCGTCGCAGGAACTGGTCGACCTGTGCGCGGACAACAGGGTCGTCGTGGTACATGGCCCGTCGGGTGTCGGCAAGACGTCGCTGGTACAGGCCGGTGCCATGCCGTTGTTGCAGGCGCGTGGCGTCGACGTACTTCCCGTAGGGCAGGTGACGGGCCGGCTGTCGGTGCCGTTGGCGGCCATGCCCGAACACAACCCCTACATCTTTGCCCTGCTGTCATCCTGGTCGCCGGCCGAGTCGCCGGGACAGCTGGTCGAGTTTTCGATCGCCGAGTTCGTCCGACGCCTGCGGGTATCACGGTATGTGGATGGTTCCCGGCCGATGGTGGCGGTCATCGACCGCCTGGACAGCGTCGTCAGTGGCAACGGTCGTGTGGGCGTCAATCGGCTGACGTTTTTCGACCAACTCGCCGAATTGATCGACGTTTTTTCGGACTTCCGCCTCGTCCTCTGTGTTAGGGATGAGTCGCTGCCCGCCCTGGAGCCATTCGTCGCGACCCTGGGTGGGCACGCGGCGATGACGTTCGGCGTGTCCCGCCTGGCTCCGCACGAAGCCTTCCAGGCGATTCTCGCGCCGACCGCCGGGACGGGGCGCTCCATGTCCGTCGACGCGGCCGAGGAGCTGCTGCGCGCGATACGCAGCGAGACGGCGACGGGGGCCTTCGCCACCCGGCGCCCGGTGCTCGCCGAGGCGGTCGAGCCGGTGTTGGTACAGATCGCCTGCCAGGCGCTCTGGGCGGCGCTGCCCGTCGACCTGACCATGATCGATGCCGACGACGTGCGCCGGCACGTCGACGTCGACGGGGCCATCGGCGCGTTCCTGGCCGCGGCGGTGACCGAGGTCGCCGACCTGTGCGGCGTGTCGGCGCCCCGACTGGGTGACTGGCTGCGCGTGGTGGCCCCGGGACAACCGGGTGAATCGCCGGGGTGGCGTCCGGAGGAGGAACGTCCCTCCGCGTCGGTGATCCGCGCACTGGTGGACCGGCATGTGATTCGTGTCGCGCCGCCGACGTCGGACGCTCCGGAGCCCCCCGGCGGGCGGCGTGACCCGACGCTGTTGAGCGGGCGGTTCCGCGGGCCGTCGCGTGACCTCGTCGTCCCCGGCGGGTCTGGAGCGGGCCGCCCGGCGACCGCGACGGTCTCGGCCCTCCTGGAGACAGCCGAGGCGGCGCTCGCCGACGACGACCTGATGCTGGCCGAACGCCAGGCTCTACGCGTGGTCGCCGATCCGCAGGCGGTCACGACCCGGGACCTGGGCCGCGCCGCGTCACTGCTCGGGGACGTGTACTTCCGCGGCGGGCGCCTCGACGAGGCCGGTGACAAGTACCGGCTCGCCGCGAACTACTACGAGATGGCGCAGGACCACGCGGCGGTCGGCTGGCTGCTCGTGGCGCAGGGGCGCCTGCTGCTCGAGACGGGGCAGTACGCGGGCGCGACCGCGCAGCTCGGCGCCGCGGTGGGGCGGCTGCCCTCCGAGCTCGTGGTGAAGATCGAGCTGGCCCGGGCGCTGCGGTTGGCGGGCAACCTGCGGGCGGCGGTGGCCTGCTTCGGCTCGGTACTCACCATCGCGCCGGACGCGGTCGAGGCGCTCGCCGGCCGTGGCGAGATACACGCCGCGCTGCGGGACTACGCCGACGCGCTCGACGACCTGGACAATGCGCTGCGGTTGCGTCCGGGCATCGGAACCCGGCCGACCGTGCGCACCGCGCGCGAGGCCGCGCTCGCCGGGCTGGGCCATGCGCGGGAGACGTCCGGCCAGCATCGGTGA